The following proteins are encoded in a genomic region of Dokdonia donghaensis DSW-1:
- a CDS encoding vanadium-dependent haloperoxidase produces the protein MKTQYTLIVLLTALITLSSCSKKSEPIVITPDHFHNAIDKVTEVIIHDIFSPPVASRIYAYPNIAAYEILAQDNPTFSSLSGQLTNFKAIPTPAEDASINYELAALVAHMDMSKRLIFSEQDIETYRDSLYAGWQELNEEEFVQSRDYGLQVSNHIAAWMDGDNYKQTRTMPKFSVRSDEPSRWQPTPPAYMDGIEPHWNKIRPFVINTADQFKPVPPPAFSLEEDSDFYKELKEVYDISQQITKDGDTSEEIAIAQFWDCNPYVSVTRGHLMFATKKITPGGHWVGITKIASKKAGLDVVHTLHAYTKTTIAMYDAFISCWDEKYRSNLIRPETLINDHIDDSWKPILQTPPFPEYVSGHSVVSGAAAESLTSIFGDNFSFNDDTEIAYGLPIRNFKSFRAAAQEAAISRMYGGIHYRAAVEIGLNQGKDLGQYVVSQLDMKTETGVTSN, from the coding sequence ATGAAAACACAGTACACACTCATAGTCCTACTTACTGCTTTAATTACTTTAAGCTCTTGTTCAAAAAAGAGTGAGCCTATTGTGATTACTCCAGATCACTTTCATAATGCGATAGATAAAGTTACAGAAGTAATTATACACGATATCTTCTCGCCTCCAGTAGCTAGTAGAATTTATGCATATCCTAATATTGCTGCCTACGAGATACTAGCTCAAGACAATCCTACATTTTCTTCACTATCAGGACAACTCACAAATTTTAAAGCAATCCCAACACCTGCAGAAGACGCATCTATCAACTATGAACTTGCAGCCCTCGTTGCTCATATGGATATGAGTAAACGTCTTATATTTTCTGAGCAAGATATAGAGACTTATAGAGATAGTCTTTATGCAGGATGGCAAGAGCTTAATGAAGAGGAGTTTGTACAGTCAAGAGATTATGGTCTACAAGTGTCTAATCATATTGCAGCGTGGATGGATGGTGATAATTACAAACAAACTCGCACAATGCCTAAGTTCTCTGTGCGTTCTGACGAGCCTTCTAGATGGCAACCTACACCTCCCGCATATATGGATGGAATTGAACCACACTGGAATAAAATAAGACCATTTGTAATTAATACGGCAGACCAATTTAAACCTGTACCACCACCAGCATTTTCACTAGAAGAAGACTCAGATTTTTATAAAGAGCTTAAGGAGGTTTATGACATAAGCCAGCAAATAACAAAAGACGGAGATACCTCTGAGGAGATTGCCATAGCACAGTTTTGGGATTGTAATCCTTATGTGTCTGTTACGAGAGGTCATTTAATGTTTGCCACAAAAAAGATAACCCCTGGCGGTCACTGGGTTGGTATTACAAAAATTGCCTCAAAAAAGGCTGGCCTAGATGTAGTACATACTTTGCACGCCTATACAAAAACGACCATAGCAATGTATGACGCTTTTATATCTTGTTGGGATGAGAAGTACCGCTCTAATTTAATACGTCCGGAGACGCTTATAAATGATCATATAGATGACTCTTGGAAACCTATTTTACAAACACCTCCTTTTCCAGAGTACGTAAGTGGCCACTCAGTAGTGTCTGGTGCTGCGGCAGAGAGCCTCACTAGTATTTTTGGAGACAACTTCTCTTTTAATGATGACACAGAGATTGCTTATGGTTTACCTATACGTAATTTTAAATCCTTTAGAGCAGCAGCACAAGAAGCTGCTATAAGTCGTATGTATGGTGGTATACACTATCGTGCGGCTGTAGAGATAGGTCTTAACCAGGGAAAAGACCTTGGGCAATATGTCGTATCTCAACT
- a CDS encoding VCBS repeat-containing protein: protein MRRGALVLLWIALIIVSCTRETVDESLPLFKTPPGHSTGVTFANTLAESDSLNILDYLYFYNGGGVAVGDINNDGLQDIYLSGNQVQNKLYLNEGNLKFTDITTSSKTGGNNSWSTGAIMFDANADGYLDIYVRAVVGINDFAGHDELFINNGDGTFTEQAEAYGLDFKDYGTTAAVLDYDLDGDLDIYLLNHAIHTESSFGKASLRNKRTEKTGDKLLRNDGNHFTDVSEQMGIYGGINGYGLGISVADFNQDGWPDIYVGNDFHEDDYYYINEGGVRFRESLKEHFPHTSRFSMGNDNSDLNGDGFPDIISLDMLPDDEVALKASEGDDNIQTQRLRIERFGYHYQFTRNMLFVNQPGYQFKEQALSSGIAATDWSWSALFADFDHDSVQDLFIANGIPKRPNNLDFINFISSDKIQNRINESRLLDNEALDLMPSGATPNRLFKGAGDLNFKDKSQTWLASQPSVSGASALADLDNDGDLDIVVNNINKEATLYINQTDTTATSVQLKFEYAAKNPFGIGTKVFAYAGGKTQYKELYTARGFQASSQPIVHFGFPKNTTIDSLKVIWPDNTYQTERNIAANSLVKLSPAASTPFDYHSLLPKNEKLFSKTPGNLGIEYIHKEDAYIDFNRQKLIPYQLSDRGPATAVGDINNDGVDDIYFGSSKFTSSQIYLGGDSAFAKAHIEPLKKQSKTEDKTAIIHDGNIIVGTAGADFAQTNTALDDYILKLDDSLSKQSLNLLGNTSVIAPNDYDNDGDMDLFIGHQVITSDFGTAPESVLLKNNNGKYTVDKNNNLGNIGMVTDAVWTDLNNDNQKDLIVIGEWMAPQFYINNDGVLSKETLISSELTGLWQTIAPFDIDDDGDLDYLLGNWGTNSKFTATEGEPLKMYHADFDNNGQTETLVATARNGNYYPIQNLPELATQLVYLKKKYSTNNDFAGKTISEIIGAKSLSRAQELNVTTLKSGYLKNEKGSFTFVPFPSSLQVAPLLDFVVFDFTNDGKKEVLAGGNYFGTKPYHGRLDSFSGALIKSEKEIIDGYTLGIDFVQKSVRKLSIITYNNTNYLLVTFNNEPAQVYTIETTQ from the coding sequence ATGAGAAGAGGTGCACTAGTACTTTTATGGATCGCACTTATCATTGTCTCGTGTACACGCGAGACTGTAGATGAGAGCTTGCCGCTTTTCAAAACTCCACCTGGACACAGTACTGGAGTCACCTTTGCAAATACACTTGCAGAGAGCGATTCCCTTAACATACTAGATTACCTCTACTTTTATAATGGTGGTGGCGTAGCTGTGGGTGACATTAATAATGACGGCCTACAAGACATTTACCTATCTGGCAACCAAGTACAAAACAAACTGTATCTCAACGAGGGTAATCTCAAGTTTACAGACATCACAACTAGCTCCAAAACTGGAGGAAATAACTCTTGGAGTACCGGTGCTATTATGTTTGATGCAAATGCAGATGGATACCTAGACATCTATGTGCGTGCTGTGGTGGGTATAAATGATTTCGCTGGTCACGATGAGTTATTCATAAACAATGGTGATGGTACTTTTACAGAACAGGCAGAAGCCTATGGACTTGATTTTAAAGACTACGGCACTACAGCCGCAGTGCTAGATTATGATCTTGATGGAGATCTAGATATTTATTTACTCAACCACGCCATACACACAGAGTCCTCTTTTGGCAAAGCATCCCTGCGCAACAAGCGCACAGAAAAGACAGGCGACAAACTTCTCAGAAACGATGGTAACCACTTTACAGATGTAAGCGAGCAGATGGGTATTTATGGTGGCATAAATGGCTACGGCCTCGGCATTTCGGTGGCAGATTTTAATCAAGATGGATGGCCAGATATCTATGTGGGTAATGATTTTCACGAAGATGATTACTACTACATTAATGAAGGAGGTGTACGCTTTCGCGAAAGCTTAAAAGAACACTTTCCACACACCTCAAGATTCTCAATGGGTAATGACAACTCAGATCTTAACGGTGATGGCTTCCCAGACATCATCTCATTAGATATGCTTCCAGATGATGAAGTTGCTCTTAAAGCGTCTGAAGGCGATGATAATATCCAGACGCAGAGATTACGCATAGAACGCTTTGGGTATCACTACCAGTTTACACGCAATATGCTTTTTGTAAATCAACCGGGATATCAATTTAAAGAGCAAGCACTATCTTCTGGAATTGCTGCTACAGACTGGAGCTGGAGCGCTCTTTTTGCAGATTTTGATCACGATAGTGTACAAGATTTATTTATTGCAAACGGTATTCCTAAGCGACCTAACAATCTAGATTTTATAAACTTTATCTCTAGTGATAAAATTCAAAATCGCATTAACGAGTCCCGATTGCTGGATAATGAAGCTCTAGACCTTATGCCCAGCGGGGCAACACCAAACAGGTTATTTAAGGGTGCTGGAGATTTGAACTTTAAAGATAAATCACAGACGTGGCTAGCATCTCAACCATCTGTTTCTGGCGCATCTGCCCTTGCAGATTTAGACAATGATGGGGACCTGGACATTGTAGTTAATAATATAAACAAAGAAGCAACGCTCTACATCAACCAGACAGATACTACGGCTACATCTGTCCAACTGAAATTTGAGTACGCAGCTAAGAATCCTTTTGGGATAGGTACTAAAGTATTTGCATATGCAGGAGGTAAGACCCAGTACAAAGAGCTTTATACCGCCAGAGGATTTCAAGCATCGTCACAGCCTATAGTGCATTTTGGCTTTCCTAAAAATACGACTATTGATTCTCTCAAGGTTATATGGCCAGATAACACGTATCAAACTGAGCGCAACATAGCTGCAAATTCATTGGTAAAGCTGTCGCCAGCGGCTTCAACACCTTTTGATTACCATAGTTTATTGCCAAAAAATGAAAAACTCTTCTCAAAAACACCAGGAAATCTAGGCATAGAGTACATACACAAGGAAGATGCTTATATAGACTTTAACCGTCAAAAATTAATTCCTTATCAACTTTCAGATCGGGGTCCAGCTACCGCAGTGGGTGATATAAATAATGATGGGGTGGATGATATTTATTTTGGTAGTTCAAAATTTACTTCGTCTCAAATATACTTGGGTGGAGATTCCGCTTTCGCGAAAGCGCATATAGAACCCTTAAAAAAACAGAGTAAAACCGAAGATAAAACAGCAATCATACACGACGGAAACATTATAGTGGGTACGGCTGGTGCAGATTTTGCACAAACTAATACTGCACTAGATGATTACATATTAAAACTAGATGATAGCCTCTCAAAGCAATCTCTCAATTTACTAGGTAACACTTCTGTTATTGCGCCAAACGACTATGACAACGATGGTGATATGGACTTGTTTATAGGTCATCAAGTAATTACTAGCGATTTTGGCACAGCACCAGAAAGTGTGCTTCTCAAAAACAACAATGGCAAATACACTGTAGATAAAAATAACAACCTAGGTAATATAGGTATGGTTACAGATGCCGTGTGGACAGATCTTAACAATGATAACCAGAAAGACCTCATTGTAATAGGTGAATGGATGGCACCGCAATTTTACATAAATAATGATGGCGTGCTGTCTAAAGAGACATTAATCTCAAGCGAGCTTACTGGCTTATGGCAAACCATAGCGCCTTTTGATATAGATGATGATGGTGATCTGGATTACCTGCTAGGCAACTGGGGAACTAACAGCAAGTTTACGGCTACAGAAGGTGAGCCGCTCAAAATGTATCACGCAGACTTTGATAACAACGGTCAGACCGAAACTCTGGTGGCTACGGCAAGAAACGGGAACTACTACCCTATTCAAAACCTTCCTGAACTAGCAACCCAGCTTGTATATCTTAAAAAGAAATACAGTACAAATAATGATTTTGCCGGTAAAACTATCTCAGAGATTATAGGTGCCAAGAGTTTATCTAGAGCTCAAGAGTTAAATGTTACCACGCTAAAGTCTGGATACTTAAAAAATGAAAAAGGTTCTTTTACCTTTGTACCTTTCCCATCATCATTACAAGTTGCTCCCCTACTAGATTTTGTAGTGTTTGACTTTACTAATGATGGAAAAAAAGAAGTTCTCGCTGGTGGAAATTATTTTGGCACAAAACCGTATCACGGTAGGTTAGATTCGTTCTCTGGTGCTCTTATAAAATCAGAAAAAGAAATAATAGATGGGTATACCCTAGGGATAGATTTTGTTCAAAAGTCTGTTCGTAAGCTATCTATCATAACATATAATAACACAAATTACTTGCTCGTTACTTTTAATAATGAACCAGCACAGGTATATACAATAGAAACTACACAATAA